The Salminus brasiliensis chromosome 14, fSalBra1.hap2, whole genome shotgun sequence genome contains the following window.
aattagagcatttctattggtcaatttatcATGAACTTAGAACaaggtaaagaacaactgccagattcacaattATATCAAAAAGTAGTTTTAGCGTGACAGAGACGATATGTGCACTGAACAGAAAAACATAACTTCAAATCACAATAGAAAACAAATACACTGCCAACTAAAGCACTGGGACTCATTATGCTGCCACATTATGTATGAGATCCTATTTGTTGTATTACTTTCTTGTATACAGATCACTGCCTGAGGAAGCTGTGCAGAGAATTCAGAGGAAGAGGATGGAGGACAGCAGGGGTCCCAGCATGATCAGGAGACTCAGCTTAATCCCCTCAGCTGCGTTACACAGACCCCCCTGACAGCAGCTCATATTGACTGGTACTGATCGATCAAGCCTTAGAAATCTTTTCAATAATGAGATGTTTAGGTCACAGATGCTTTTGGTCACACATCCTCTCAAAGAGATCAAGTCCTCGTCCAAAGGTATTTCtgatgaagaaaaaacaaaagaaatacaggaaataaatgataaagagggacagatagacagacagacagacagacatacagacagacagacagacagacagacatacagacagacagacagacagacagacagacagatagacagacatacagacagatagatagatagatagatagatagatagatagatagatagatagatagatagatagatagacagacagacagacagacagacagatagatagacagacagatagtttTGAGGTTGAGACCTGGTAGTTCTTTACCTCTTCCAATAAAGCAGAAGTCTTCATCTCCCTCACAATTCACTGTGCTTGAGCAGTCCTGGTTAAGACAGCACTTCTTCCCGTTGGTAGGCAGCTTCTGTGAAGCTTAACAGTTGAACACAACCATCAGATACAGAGTAAGATACAGTACGTTTTATTATCATCATAGCACAACCTTGACCACAACAACCATACACATTCTACTAAAACATTTAATGAAAAGGTACCATGTTCTGTTCTATACAAGTAGAAAATCTCATAAACCACCAAAGAATAAGTTAATGAGTTCTTAGGCTTCAGGGTTTGCTCTCAAAAGCTTCAAAAGAAGTTGCTACCTGGCATTTTTTCATTGTTGCAGAGGTTAGTAGTGCAGCATTCAGAGTTCAGAGATGCTTTCAGATGTCCAGTGTTTATGCTCCCGTTAATGCAAACTGCGGGTTCTTGGCAGCCATTTATATTTCTATCAATCTGTGTACCTCCTATAGACAAATAGCATTGACAACATTAATATGCATTACTAAAGATGTACAGATAGATCTACTCATGATTCATGCTGGAGTTACTCTTACCCATGCTTAAAGAGAAGGTCAGTCGGACACACTGATCAGAGCACTCTCTCTCATGATTGTATGCGTCTGTACAAAATTCATGATGCTGTAGTCTGCAGTCATGACACTGCAGGCTGAAGGCTAGAAGACAGAAAGAATccaatatgaaaataaaaaaataagcacAGTTACATTCAACAGATAGACATTCAAAATGATTTAACtccaaattaggtttattagcgaATTGTACAAACTTCCAGCTGTTtcagcaataaaccaatcaaacaaggcCAATTTAAATACCCCAAGaagatatttatttcatttgaagAATTAAAAGAAGGGATTTGAtcaatattagtgaactggaggccacagtccatgaggaatgggctacgATTCCATATGACACTTCAATATTTTGTGCTGTGCCATATTTTTTGTTAGAAGACTGACGCTACAAATTATATGAATTTTGCTTTTATGTAAGAAGTACTAAAAACTTCTTACTACTTTAACTAACTTTAaactacaacagcagcaacgTTCAAAGTTTTCAATTACAGTAGAAAAGACCCGACCTCCTCAAGGGGCCCCGCCTTACTCCACTTACTCTTGTTGCAAAGGGCCATGcataaaaaaatgaagagaagTTAACGTATCCTTCTGGGAGGATTAAATACCATGCTGAGTGAAGAAAGTCTAGCTGCTAGTCTAGCCTGTGGAGATAAGACATTGAAATAGATTTCTGTACATCTAAatttattagatttattatttatatttatttatttattatataatattcatCATGTCGCAGCCAGCAGAGCTCAACACAACCGCATTGCTAGCTAGGTTCACTAATGTTAAACTTCAaagtaaccaaaaaaaaacattgatgtGATGCTAACAGAACTAATGAAACACAGCTAATGGATGTGATGCTAAACTTTCATTAGCATCaaatcattg
Protein-coding sequences here:
- the LOC140577432 gene encoding urokinase plasminogen activator surface receptor-like is translated as MKLQITVVLLGVFFVEAFSLQCHDCRLQHHEFCTDAYNHERECSDQCVRLTFSLSMGGTQIDRNINGCQEPAVCINGSINTGHLKASLNSECCTTNLCNNEKMPASQKLPTNGKKCCLNQDCSSTVNCEGDEDFCFIGREIPLDEDLISLRGCVTKSICDLNISLLKRFLRLDRSVPVNMSCCQGGLCNAAEGIKLSLLIMLGPLLSSILFL